The nucleotide window ATGGTCCAGTTGCCAGCCTTCCGGCCCGCCCTGCTCCAGGCGAGAGGCTTCCTGGGTCCGGGCGCGCTCATGACGCGGCGGGCCTGGGAATCCACGGAAGGATTCCGCGAAAATCCCGTATACAGGGACTGGGACCTGTGGATTCAGGCGGCCCTGGCGGGCAACGAATTCTACCATGTCAGCTACCCGCTCGCCTCCTGCGAACACCGCAAGGTGAGCTTTCGCGAAAGGGCCGAGGACGGCCGCTGCAAGGCCATGATCGTCATCCGCAACCAGGGCTTCTTCCACATGCATACCTTGCGCTGGGCCCTGGGCTACCTGCGCGGCGAGAAGTGGGCCGAGGCATTCGGCTTCATGACCATCCCCGGCCCGGTGGACGTCACCCGGATGATGCACGACCACGCCATGCGGACCATAGGCACGGACATCCTGGCCGAAGAGGCAATCCGCCAGTTCGAGGCCTCCCCGGACCCTGCCTGCGCCAACCGTTGACGCCCCCTCCCCCGTCGCCCTCACGTACATGAAGAAGGCCGCCCCGTTTCCGGGACGGCCTTCCGTTTCACATGATTGCTCGATATTACAGCGGTATGCCGTTATCCCGCAAATCCTGACGGATCAACTCGCGGATGCGTTTGGCCACCGGGCCGGGCTTCACGTCGTGGATGGGCTTGCCGTTGAAGCGGACCACGGGAATGGCGTCCCCGGTGGTGCCCACGATGATGATCTCCCGGGCCTCGTATATCTCGTCCTCGCTGATGCCCCGGAAGGTGACGGACATGTCGTTCTTGACCAGGTCCACGGCCCGCAGGAGCGTGGTGCCTGCCAGGGCGTTGGTGAACTCGGGGATGATCAGCTTGCCGTCCTGGCTCACCATGCACACGTTCTCCGTGGCTCCTTCTGCCAGGAAGCCGTTGCGATCGAAACAGAACGGGTAGTCGTACCCCTTTTCCTCGGCCTCGTGCTTCATGAGGACGTTGGGCAGGTAGTCGATGGACTTGATGGTCGCCAGGTAGGACTGCTTGGCCGGGATGGAGGTCTTGAAAGCAGTGGCCCCGGTTTCGTAGACAGCTTCCTTTGGGGGGTGCAGGTCCGTGGACACGATGTACAGGCTCGTCTGCGGGCATTCCGACGGATAGACGCCGAAACCGCCCGGACCGCGTCCGAGGAAGATACGGAGCATGCCGCTCTCCCTGCCGCCCGCACGGCATACGTCAAGGGCCAGTTCCCGTATCTCCTCCCAGGAGCACGGAGGCTCGAGGTAGATGGACGAGGAGGACCGTTTCATGCGCTCCAGGTGCGGGTCCAGCTGATACAGCCGACCCTCCACGAATTTCATGGCCTCGAACACGCCGTCGCCGCGATGGACAAGGTGGTCGTCCCACGGCATGAGCATGGCTTTCGGGTCCTTGCAGATCATGCCCACACGGTGTTCGTAGAAGGCGTGGACCTGCTCGCTGCCGGGCCGGTCCAACGCCATCACGGCATCCAGATAATCCTTGGAATCTACAATCTTGACCACGATCAGCCCCTCTTAGGGAACGCGCACGAGATCGCGCTCGATGAGCGTCTCGGCGATTTGGATGGTGTTCAGGGCCGCGCCCTTGCGGATGTTGTCGGACACGATCCACATGTTGAGGCCGTTCTCGATGGTCTCGTCCTCGCGGATACGACCGATATAGGTGGCGTCTTCCCCTGCGGCGTTGATCGGCATGGGGTAGGCCTTTTTCTCCGGGTAGTCCTCGATGATGATGCCGGGCGACTTGGCCAGCAGGGCACGAACGTCGTCTGCGGTCAGCTTTTCCTCGGTCTCGATGTTCACGGACTCGGAATGACCGTAGAAGACGGGCACGCGCACGCAGGTGGCAGTGACCTTGATGGTCGGATCGCCCATGATCTTGGTCGTCTCGTTGACCATCTTCATCTCTTCCTTGGTATAGCCGTTGTCCATGAACACGTCGATCTGCGGCAGGCAGTTGAAGGCAATCTGGTGCGGATAGACGTCGGCCACCACGGGCTGGCCGGACATGAGGCGGCGGACCTGGTTTTCCAGCTCCTCGATGGCCTTCTGGCCGGTGCCGGAAACGGCCTGGTAGGTTGAAACCACCACGCGCTTGATCCGGGCCTCGTCATGGATGGGCTTCAGGGCCACCATCATCTGAATGGTGGAACAGTTGGGGTTGGCGATGATGCCCTTGTGCCAGTCGAGGTCATGGGGATTCACTTCGGGAACCACCAGGGGACACTCGTCGTTCATGCGCCATGCCGAGGAGTTGTCCACCACCACGCAGCCGGACTTGGCCGCGCAGGGAGCAAACTTCTCGGAAGTGGAACCTCCGGCCGAGAACAGGGCGATGTCCACGCCCTCGAAGGAATCTTCCTTCATCTCGACGACGGTGTGTTCCTCGCCCTTGCACATTACCTTCTTGCCCGCGCTCCGGGCCGAAGCCATTGGAATCAGCTTGCTGTAGGGGAAATCCCTCTGCTCCAGAACCTTCAGCATCTCCTGGCCCACGGCACCCGTGGCGCCGCACACGGCCACAACGAATTCTTTGCTCATGATACTCTCTCCAACCTCTGAAAATTGTAACCTATATATTCAAATTCCTGCCGATTTCGAGGACGGCCTCGGCGCGATTGAGCGTGTACAGATGCACGCCCGGCGCACCGCCGTCGATGAGTTGCTGCGCCTGTTTGGTCGCGTAGTCGATGCCAAGTGCGTACACGGCATCGTCACCGCCCTCCTCATGCGCCTTTTCCAGCGCGCTCAGGAATTTACCCGGTATGGCGGCACCGCACAGGCTCAATATGAACTTGGCGGACTTGAGGCTCATGATGGGCAGGATGCCGGGAATGACCGGCACGTCCGCACCCAAATCCTTGAGCCGGGCCACGTAGTCGAAATACAGCCGGTTGTCGAAAAACAGCTGGGTCACCAGAAACTCCGCGCCCTTCTTCACCTTGAGGGCGACCATGTCCAGATCGGACTGGATGGACGGCGACTCGAAGTGCGGCTCGGGATAGGCGGCACCGCCCACGCACATCTCGGGGTACCTGGCGCCGATGAACTCGATGACGTCAGTGGCGTGGCAGAACTCCTGGGAATTGAAGTCGAAATCCTCCACGCCGCGAGGCGGGTCGCCGCGCAGGGCCAGGACGTTTTCGATATCGGCAGAGCGCAGGCTCTTGAGGAAGCCGTCCAACTTTTCGGCGGAAGCGCCCACGCTGGTCAGATGGGTCAGAGGCTCGATGCCGTGGTCCCGCTTCATGCGGGTGGCGATCTCAAGGGTGTTGTCCTGGGTACCGCCGCCTGCGCCGTAGGTCACGGATGCGAACAACGGTTCCAGTTCCTTGAGTTTTTCCACGACCTCGAAGAATCCCGGCCATGCTTCCCTTTCCTTGGGCGGGAAGAATTCCAGGGATATGAAGGGGGACTTCCCCTTGATCAGATCACAAACGCGCAAAGCTCTTCTCCTTCAACATAAAAAGCATGATGGCCCCTGATCGGAGCAAGAGAAGATACATACCCCTTCTGGGCACAACCTTCAACGAAGAAATACCGGGATGTCCCGGACAATGTAAGAAATAATCACCGATGGAGGGCTTCGACGATCACGATATCGGCGGGCAGAAAATCGAGGGCGGGCGGGACCGACGGATCGACCCAGGCCATGCGCTGCTTTTCAAGGGGCTGCAACTCACCTGAATAACTGTGGATGTGGAAAAAGTTCAAGCGGACTACAAATTCATCGTATTCGTGCTCCAGGTCCTGCCAATGCTCGAATTCCGTAGGCGTAACGCCGAGCTCCTCCCTGAATTCCCGGACCAATGCGTCCTCGCGGGTCTCTCCCGGCTCTATCTTGCCGCCGGGAAACTCCCACCACCCGGCCATGCGCGCACCCTCGGGCCGCTCAACCGCCAGGTACTCCCCGTCCCGCCAGACGATGCCCGCCACCACGTCGAGGACCGGCTTCATCAGTCCGCCTCCTGGACGGCGTTGATGGCCTCGATCTTCTCTTCAAGCCCGGCCATCCGCTCCATAAGCGTCTCGGCCCACTCGGTGGCGTCCTTGTATGCCGCGTTGATCTTGAGCGCCTCCTCGGGTTTCTCGTAGGTGGCCGGATCATTCATCTTCAGTTCCAGATCGGACTGCTCTTCGAGTACCTTTTCCAGGTCCGCCTCGAGCTTGTCATAATCGGCCTTGAGCGGCTTGAGTTGCCGGTAAAGCCGGTTCCGCTCCTCGGCCTGACGGCGCTTTTCCTCCTTGGTCAGCTTGCGCTTCTCGCGCGCCGCCTCGGGATCGCAGGCCGCCTCGCCGGCCCGGCACGCCTCCTCCTGCCTGAGCTTGGCCTGGTACGCCTCGAACCCGCCGAGGTAGGGTGTGATGCCGTCTTCGTCCAGAGCCCAGACCTCCTCGGCCACCTCGTTCAGGAGATACCGGTCGTGGGCAACGAAGAGCAGCGTGCCCTCGTAGTCCTGGAGGGCCCGGATAAGCCCCTCCCGGGTCTCGATGTCCAGGTGGTTGGTGGGCTCGTCGAGAATGAGGAAGTTGGCCCTGGCCAGGAAGAGCGTGGCCAGAAGCAACCGGCTCTTCTCGCCGCCGGAAAGCCCTTTGACCTTGCGATCGAAGTACGGCTCGCCGAGCAGGAACAGGCCGAGTACGCTCATGACCTGCTCCTCGGTCAGATTGGGGTCGGACAGACGCCGGATCTCGCCCAGCACCGTGGAGTCGAGATTGAGAATTTCATGCTGGTGCTGGCTGAAGTAGCCGACCTCGGTGCCGGAACCGATCTTGACGTGACCTTTGGTGGGCAGGAGCGCCCCGGTGATCAGCTTCAACAGCGTGGACTTGCCCGCGCCGTTGGGTGCGACCACGGCCACTTTCTTGCCCCGGAAGAGCTGAAAATCGAGCGTGGGCCAGACGGACTTTTCGCCGTCGTCGTAATGGAACTCGAGGTCCACCACCGAAACCGGGACCTTGTCCCCCCGTTTGGGCTCGGGAAGCCGGAAATTCAGGCTCTTGCCCCGGTGTGACGCGGCCTGGGCCTCCTTGATCTGGACCAGTTCCCGCTCCAGCTTCTCGACCTTCTTGAGCTTGCTTTGCGCCTGGGCGGCTTTGCGCGCCTTGACGCGAAATTTATTGATGTATTTGTATTCGTTGTCGATCCTGGCCGACAGCTTGGCGGCTTCCTTGGCCCGCTGTTCCCGGTTTTCCGCGTCCCAGACCAGGAATTCGTCAAACGACCCCTTGCGCAGGACCGGTCTGGCACCGCCGAGAAACAGGACGTGGGTGCCCACCCGGTTGAGGAAAATACGATCATGGACCACGAAGGCGAGCGCGCCCCGGAAATTGAGCAGGTACGACTCCAGCCACTCCACGGCCTCAAGATCAAGATGGTTGGTGGGTTCGTCCAGAAGCAGGACATCCGCACCCTGCAGCAACACTCGCCCGAGCTTGGCCCGCTCCCGCCAGCCGCCGGACAGCTCGCCGATGCGCTTGAACAGGTCGTCGTCGTGAAAACCCAGGCCGGTCAGAATGGCCCGCGCCTTGTGGTCCGGGTTGTAGCCGTAGAGCTCCTC belongs to Pseudodesulfovibrio portus and includes:
- a CDS encoding glycosyltransferase family 2 protein, whose protein sequence is MRSRNRVSIIVSDLETHPGLPRLLQSISRQSAGLSEVEILVAGNGTHSPSDLAAWQAITGLNDIRIHDCDPSATPASVRNQAADAATGDKLLFLRPDYRLDPKYLTTASSVFEDHPDTDVMYCDYIRLAPGNTGARPGMVQLPAFRPALLQARGFLGPGALMTRRAWESTEGFRENPVYRDWDLWIQAALAGNEFYHVSYPLASCEHRKVSFRERAEDGRCKAMIVIRNQGFFHMHTLRWALGYLRGEKWAEAFGFMTIPGPVDVTRMMHDHAMRTIGTDILAEEAIRQFEASPDPACANR
- a CDS encoding aminotransferase class IV, encoding MVKIVDSKDYLDAVMALDRPGSEQVHAFYEHRVGMICKDPKAMLMPWDDHLVHRGDGVFEAMKFVEGRLYQLDPHLERMKRSSSSIYLEPPCSWEEIRELALDVCRAGGRESGMLRIFLGRGPGGFGVYPSECPQTSLYIVSTDLHPPKEAVYETGATAFKTSIPAKQSYLATIKSIDYLPNVLMKHEAEEKGYDYPFCFDRNGFLAEGATENVCMVSQDGKLIIPEFTNALAGTTLLRAVDLVKNDMSVTFRGISEDEIYEAREIIIVGTTGDAIPVVRFNGKPIHDVKPGPVAKRIRELIRQDLRDNGIPL
- a CDS encoding aspartate-semialdehyde dehydrogenase encodes the protein MSKEFVVAVCGATGAVGQEMLKVLEQRDFPYSKLIPMASARSAGKKVMCKGEEHTVVEMKEDSFEGVDIALFSAGGSTSEKFAPCAAKSGCVVVDNSSAWRMNDECPLVVPEVNPHDLDWHKGIIANPNCSTIQMMVALKPIHDEARIKRVVVSTYQAVSGTGQKAIEELENQVRRLMSGQPVVADVYPHQIAFNCLPQIDVFMDNGYTKEEMKMVNETTKIMGDPTIKVTATCVRVPVFYGHSESVNIETEEKLTADDVRALLAKSPGIIIEDYPEKKAYPMPINAAGEDATYIGRIREDETIENGLNMWIVSDNIRKGAALNTIQIAETLIERDLVRVP
- a CDS encoding methylenetetrahydrofolate reductase — translated: MRVCDLIKGKSPFISLEFFPPKEREAWPGFFEVVEKLKELEPLFASVTYGAGGGTQDNTLEIATRMKRDHGIEPLTHLTSVGASAEKLDGFLKSLRSADIENVLALRGDPPRGVEDFDFNSQEFCHATDVIEFIGARYPEMCVGGAAYPEPHFESPSIQSDLDMVALKVKKGAEFLVTQLFFDNRLYFDYVARLKDLGADVPVIPGILPIMSLKSAKFILSLCGAAIPGKFLSALEKAHEEGGDDAVYALGIDYATKQAQQLIDGGAPGVHLYTLNRAEAVLEIGRNLNI
- a CDS encoding (deoxy)nucleoside triphosphate pyrophosphohydrolase produces the protein MKPVLDVVAGIVWRDGEYLAVERPEGARMAGWWEFPGGKIEPGETREDALVREFREELGVTPTEFEHWQDLEHEYDEFVVRLNFFHIHSYSGELQPLEKQRMAWVDPSVPPALDFLPADIVIVEALHR
- a CDS encoding ABC-F family ATP-binding cassette domain-containing protein — encoded protein: MSRITVQNLGKSYGGESVFADVAFEITPGMRLALTGPNGCGKSTLLKVLAGEIRPDEGQMTLSKGARVGYVAQEMTGEVLDRQLLSWVLSALPSWNEFWEQWEQAVAAGDTARIEKLSHRQAEFEELYGYNPDHKARAILTGLGFHDDDLFKRIGELSGGWRERAKLGRVLLQGADVLLLDEPTNHLDLEAVEWLESYLLNFRGALAFVVHDRIFLNRVGTHVLFLGGARPVLRKGSFDEFLVWDAENREQRAKEAAKLSARIDNEYKYINKFRVKARKAAQAQSKLKKVEKLERELVQIKEAQAASHRGKSLNFRLPEPKRGDKVPVSVVDLEFHYDDGEKSVWPTLDFQLFRGKKVAVVAPNGAGKSTLLKLITGALLPTKGHVKIGSGTEVGYFSQHQHEILNLDSTVLGEIRRLSDPNLTEEQVMSVLGLFLLGEPYFDRKVKGLSGGEKSRLLLATLFLARANFLILDEPTNHLDIETREGLIRALQDYEGTLLFVAHDRYLLNEVAEEVWALDEDGITPYLGGFEAYQAKLRQEEACRAGEAACDPEAAREKRKLTKEEKRRQAEERNRLYRQLKPLKADYDKLEADLEKVLEEQSDLELKMNDPATYEKPEEALKINAAYKDATEWAETLMERMAGLEEKIEAINAVQEAD